Genomic DNA from Paucilactobacillus hokkaidonensis JCM 18461:
ACCATTGAGTTTACTTCCTTATATTTTTGCGCTGGTATTGTCAGAACTAATAAACAATGAATCAACTGGCTCATTATTATGGACGTGAGCAATTGCTTGTCCCAATAATGGTGCAACTGATAATTGAACTAATTTTTTACTCTTTTTTCTTTCCGGTAAATTAATTGAATCGGTCACAATCATTTTTTCGATTACCGATTCGTCTATTTTAGTCATTGCATCTCCCGAGAAAACCGCATGGGTGGCACAGGCCAACACGTGTTTTGCTCCAAAATTTTTAACTGCCATCGCGGATACGGCCATTCTAACTCCTGTATCAATGATATCGTCAATAATAATTGCAGTTTTCCCTTTAACATCCCCAACCACATATTCTGGAACCTCTTCCGTTTTTCGTTCAATCTCTTCCGGATTACGGTTATCAATAATAGCGATTGGCGCCTTCAAAATTTCAGCTAATTTTCGAGCTCGAGTGACTCCAGCATGATCTGGTGCCACAACCACAATATTTTTTGTCAAATCATGATTATAAAAATAATTTGCTAGTAATGGTGCTGCTAATAAATGGTCCACAGGAATATTAAAGAATCCTTGTACCTGAGCTGCATGCAAATCAAGTGTCACTACTCTATCCACACCATCCATTTCTAACAATGTAGCAATTAGTTTAGCTGTAATTGGCTCGCGTGAACGCGCTTTTCGATCTTGGCGGGCGTAACCATAATATGGTAACACCACGTTAATTGTCTTGGCACTGGCACGCCGCAGCGCATCAATCATGATTAGTAGCTCCATTAAAGTGGAATTAACTGGATCAGAGATCGATTGAATTACATAGATTTCACAACCACGGACACTTTCGTCAATACTAATTTGAATCTCACCATCCGCAAATTGTTTGATGGTGGCATCGCTGAGTGGAATTCCAATTTGGTCAGACACTCCTTGTGCTAACGGTTTATTGGAATTTAACGCAAATAATTTCACATTTCCTGCATTTTTAATCTCAGTCATATCTCGGCTCCTCCAGAATTAACTTCCGTTCCATTATCGCAACAATTAAGCAACTGTGCAAGCTGATTAACCTTCAATTTCAAAAAAATAGTTAAAAATCAGTCGGCTTAATTCCATGCATCCCAATCATCGGGTCAACTTGACCATTTTGAATTAAGGGCATCGTTAAAGTATATGAAATTGGCTTTGCTTCTTTACTTTCTACCACTGTTGCTTCTTTAGGTGGTGCTACAACCGATAATTTATTCGCCGAATCAGGCACTGGATCACCCTTAAACACATCAATTAACCTTAAATTCAATGAAGTATTCCGATTAACTGATTCATTTTGGATGCTAATCTCGAAAGCCTTAG
This window encodes:
- a CDS encoding ribose-phosphate diphosphokinase codes for the protein MTEIKNAGNVKLFALNSNKPLAQGVSDQIGIPLSDATIKQFADGEIQISIDESVRGCEIYVIQSISDPVNSTLMELLIMIDALRRASAKTINVVLPYYGYARQDRKARSREPITAKLIATLLEMDGVDRVVTLDLHAAQVQGFFNIPVDHLLAAPLLANYFYNHDLTKNIVVVAPDHAGVTRARKLAEILKAPIAIIDNRNPEEIERKTEEVPEYVVGDVKGKTAIIIDDIIDTGVRMAVSAMAVKNFGAKHVLACATHAVFSGDAMTKIDESVIEKMIVTDSINLPERKKSKKLVQLSVAPLLGQAIAHVHNNEPVDSLFISSDNTSAKI